The DNA sequence ACGCCCCGCGCTTGCCCCACCTGCCACGCCGCGCTGAACCCCAGCGGAGCCAACACGGACAGCCCCAGGCCGACCAGTGCGAATCCCATCAAACCCAGGAAAAAGGCCTCCCCCGCCCACTGCAGCGCGAGGAAACCCACAGTGGCCAAAAGGGCTGCTGCTGTGGCCAATCGGCTGCGCCCGAGCGCGGCACTCAGGCGGTTGCCAAACACCCGGCCGACCACCATCATGACGGCGAAGCTGGTAAAACCCACACTGGCAGCTGAGGCGGGAACATCCAGAATCCCCTTGAGATAGACCACGGCCCAGTCGTTGACGGCGCCTTCACATAAGGCGGCGCTGAACCCGGCCACGAGAATCAGGCACAACAGGAGGCTTGGACGCCCCCGCTCATTCGCTGTGGACCCAGACGTAAGGCGGCTTGGGAGCGGCAAGGCGAACGCACCTCCAACCAACCCAACCAGCAAACTGATGGTGCCCAGGTGCCCCCCCAGAGAAACGCCCTGCGTGAGGAAGAAGCCTCCGGTGACCGCCCCCACGAGTGCTCCTACGGAGAATGCAGCGTGAAAGCCTGACATGATGGGGCGCTGCAACTCGTCTTCAAGCCAGGTGCCAGTGGCGTTCAGGACCAGGTCAACGCCCCCGAAGCCAATGCCGTAGACCAGGAGGCCGATGACCGCGAGCGGGACGCTTGGACTCCACGCCAGGCCGAGGAGTCCAGCACTCATCACCGCGATACTCAGCAGAACGGCTGTTTTTGCGCCCCATTTCCGCAACACCCCGCTTACCGGCGCAAGTGCCAGGACGTTTCCCAGCATGATGGCGAACAGCAGTCCAGAGAGGTGCAAGGGGCTGAGTGAAAGGCGCTCCTGAACAGCTGGGATCTGCACGGCCCACGAGGAAAAGAGGAGGCCATTCAGGAAAAAGAGTGCCCAGATTCGGGGAGCAAGTCCAGGGAAAACAGCCGGTATAGAGGTGGTATGGGTCATTCCATGCTCCCTTGCTCGAGATGCTCCGCTCTGGTCAGCGGTTGCCGTTGCGAAGCCAGCCCGTCTTGTACGTTCCTACACCTGTGCTGTGGCCGGCGGAATGCGGCGGACCACTCATGTGGGGTTGGTGCTGGGTCAGGGAGAAGACCAAAGCGAGTGCAGCCACGTGAAATTAAGAACTTCACTCGGGGGGATTGGTGCCAGCGTGTGTGCACTGTGTGAACTTCCTGGCATACCTTAACAAATTCTAAGGCTTTAGAAGGAGGGTGGGTAGGCAGCGGCCGAGCCACAGGTCCTGCAGCCACGTCATGAGGAAGCCCGGATGGGTGTCTACAGATGCCTTTCTTGAACCGGCGCCAGTAAGCAACTGGGCGGGATGATCACCGCGGTGGCGCAGCCCCTGCAGACGGTGTTGCCTGCCGTGGAAGGCACCGAACGAC is a window from the Deinococcus hopiensis KR-140 genome containing:
- a CDS encoding MFS transporter; this encodes MTHTTSIPAVFPGLAPRIWALFFLNGLLFSSWAVQIPAVQERLSLSPLHLSGLLFAIMLGNVLALAPVSGVLRKWGAKTAVLLSIAVMSAGLLGLAWSPSVPLAVIGLLVYGIGFGGVDLVLNATGTWLEDELQRPIMSGFHAAFSVGALVGAVTGGFFLTQGVSLGGHLGTISLLVGLVGGAFALPLPSRLTSGSTANERGRPSLLLCLILVAGFSAALCEGAVNDWAVVYLKGILDVPASAASVGFTSFAVMMVVGRVFGNRLSAALGRSRLATAAALLATVGFLALQWAGEAFFLGLMGFALVGLGLSVLAPLGFSAAWQVGQARGVALMTGIFYGGFLAGPPLVGMVVHASTLQAAFALPLLLALVSVVLAGGLKVYAEQQQDIHALA